The following proteins are encoded in a genomic region of Brachypodium distachyon strain Bd21 chromosome 1, Brachypodium_distachyon_v3.0, whole genome shotgun sequence:
- the LOC100835920 gene encoding protein STAR1 gives MGSASDDNSSREHLLDVDGLAGGNGGVGPKIRVRGLRRRSEASGEEILRGVDLDVPRGVVMGVIGPSGSGKSTLLRALNRLWEPAPGAVSLDGADICGIDVLALRRKVGMLFQLPAMFDGTVADNVRYGPQLLGKKLTDAEVKNLLSLSDLDPALSSKLASELSVGQGQRVALARTLANDPEVLLLDEPTSALDPISTQNIEEAIVRLKKTRGLTTVMVSHSVKQIQRIADLVCLVVDGEVVEVLAPSELSAAKHPMARRFLELS, from the exons ATGGGCTCAGCATCAG ATGACAACAGCAGCAGGGAGCATCTGCTGGACGTGGacggcctcgccggcggcaacggcggTGTCGGGCCGAAGATACGGGTGcgcgggctgcggcggcggtcggaggCGAGCGGGGAGGAGATCCTGCGCGGGGTGGACCTGGACGTGCCGCGCGGGGTGGTCATGGGCGTCATCGGgcccagcggcagcggcaagtCCACGCTGCTCCGCGCGCTCAACCGCCTCTGGGAGCCCGCGCCGGGCGCCGTCTCCCTCGACGGCGCCGACATCTGCGGCATCGACGTCCTCGCGCTCCGCCGCAAGGTCGGCATGCTCTTCCAGCTCCCCGCCATGTTCGACG GAACCGTGGCAGACAATGTACGATACGGGCCGCAGCTGCTCGGCAAGAAGCTGACCGACGCAGAAGTGAAGAACCTACTGAGCCTGTCCGACCTCGACCCCGCCCTGTCCTCCAAGCTGGCGTCAGAGCTCTCAGTCGGCCAGGGGCAGCGCGTCGCCTTGGCCCGCACCCTCGCCAACGACCCAGAA GTGCTCCTGCTGGATGAGCCGACGAGCGCGCTGGACCCGATATCGACTCAGAACATCGAGGAGGCGATCGTGCGGCTGAAGAAGACGAGGGGGCTCACCACGGTGATGGTGTCGCACAGCGTGAAGCAGATCCAGCGGATCGCGGACCTGGTGTGCCTCGTGGTCGACGGCGAGGTCGTGGAGGTGCTCGCCCCGTCCGAGCTGTCTGCGGCCAAGCATCCCATGGCCCGGCGCTTCCTGGAGCTCAGCTGA
- the LOC104582122 gene encoding neurofilament heavy polypeptide, whose product MATRPTPRSRDGTRPRSASVTRPTSSPRPCSSDASSSSRAGARAASPSPPASDKPVPSFLRPTVSSSLRDSSSTPTPSSSSKARAVTPKRPSTADKAPARPRPTTPKLSPAPPRSVTPKRTPAQSAPQRPVTPKRTPAQSAPRPVTPQRTPAQSAPRAITPNRSPAQKQQQTIQGAPRQIIAPMDKAKAKASTSRWSVVSPRQLMQKASNAFKVGKSRSKKNKELAAPAAAAAASASGNDAADVIETETSARALPVEEQQQHPAPETTPLDVHQEEVVVERNAAQSAREEATSQEVVSTDIETEEQRGRDEQASEGDAEKPKAIHDQKVVMEESEAVEVDKAPVPGEKPQTGNVEETAKEAETNTEDEPPAAVGDAAGKESSTLPSGQDEPAASMAREEVVEETKAEERQQQEEPAKQEEVKGNSEASAISEEPKEQAGESKLTAASRATSMPATSLEEALEAMDTPTNAATTTSRSEPVTPAKEDISKDKAVIDTLLSASAPTTPLRGGGSARRGGTSAAASMAKIPEEAVRLTFKGSKVKTALEKRPEEAQPKKKEVARSNDVLEETKSKLLEKKASKVRALVGAFEVVMDSPRASTPGKSPRPGDWQ is encoded by the coding sequence ATGGCCACACGGCCAACGCCACGGTCGCGAGACGGCACGAGACCACGAAGCGCCAGCGTCACCAGGCCCACGTCCAGCCCGCGGCCCTGCAGCTCCgacgcttcctcctcctcccgcgccggcgcccgcgccgcctccccctcgccgccggcgtcggacAAACCGGTGCCGTCCTTCCTCCGCCCCACCGTCAGCTCCTCCTTGCGCGACAGCTCCTCCACGCcaactccatcctcctcctccaaggcACGCGCCGTCACGCCCAAGCGCCCGTCCACCGCCGACAAGGCCCCCGCGCGTCCACGGCCGACCACGCCGAAGCTCTCCCCTGCGCCCCCGCGGTCTGTCACGCCGAAGCGAACACCCGCGCAGAGCGCGCCCCAGCGGCCGGTCACGCCGAAGCGGACGCCCGCGCAGAGCGCGCCCCGGCCGGTCACGCCGCAGCGGACACCCGCGCAGAGCGCGCCCCGGGCGATCACGCCGAATCGGTCCCCCgcgcagaagcagcagcagacgaTTCAGGGTGCGCCGCGGCAGATCATCGCGCCCATGGAcaaggccaaggccaaggcgTCCACGTCGCGGTGGTCCGTGGTGTCGCCGAGGCAGCTGATGCAGAAGGCGTCCAACGCGTTCAAGGTCGGCAAGTCCCGCAGTAAGAAGAACAAGGAGCTAGCCgccccggcggcagcggcggcggcctcggcgtcCGGCAATGACGCAGCCGATGTGATCGAGACAGAGACATCGGCGAGAGCTCTCCCCGTGGaggaacagcagcagcacccaGCTCCTGAAACGACTCCTCTCGATGTACATCAAGAAGAGGTGGTCGTGGAGCGAAACGCTGCCCAGAGCGCACGGGAGGAGGCGACTTCGCAGGAAGTCGTCAGTACTGACATTGAGACAGAGGAGCAGAGGGGTCGAGACGAGCAGGCCAGCGAAGGAGATGCAGAGAAGCCGAAGGCCATTCACGATCAGAAGGTCGTAATGGAGGAGTCTGAAGCTGTGGAGGTGGATAAGGCACCGGTGCCGGGAGAGAAGCCACAAACCGGCAATGTTGAAGAGACAGCGAAGGAAGCTGAAACGAACACAGAGGATGAACCGCCGGCGGCCGTCGGAGATGCAGCAGGGAAGGAGTCATCAACGCTGCCAAGCGGGCAAGACGAACCGGCGGCCAGCATGGCCCGAGAGGAGGTCGTCGAGGAGACCAAAGCTGAAGAGAggcagcagcaagaagaacCGGCGAAGCAGGAAGAAGTCAAAGGGAACTCTGAAGCGAGTGCGATCTCTGAAGAACCGAAAGAACAGGCCGGGGAATCCAAACTGACCGCGGCATCCAGGGCGACATCGATGCCAGCAACGTCGCTGGAAGAAGCTCTCGAGGCAATGGACACGCCGACCAACGCTGCGACCACTACTTCGCGATCGGAGCCCGTGACGCCGGCCAAGGAAGATATCAGCAAGGACAAGGCAGTGATCGACACGCTGCTGAGcgcttcagcgccgacgacgccgctgagaggaggaggatctgCCAGGAGAGGAGgtacgtcggcggcggcgtcgatggcGAAGATCCCGGAGGAGGCGGTGCGGCTGACGTTCAAGGGGAGCAAGGTGAAGACGGCGCTGGAGAagcggccggaggaggcgcagcccaagaagaaggaggtggcGCGGAGCAACGACGTGctggaggagaccaagagcaagctgctggagaagaaggcgagcaAGGTGAGGGCGCTGGTGGGCGCGTTCGAGGTCGTCATGGACAGCCCGCGCGCGTCCACCCCGGGAAAATCCCCCAGGCCAGGTGATTGGCAATAA